The proteins below come from a single Mytilus edulis chromosome 5, xbMytEdul2.2, whole genome shotgun sequence genomic window:
- the LOC139524361 gene encoding GTP-binding protein Rit2-like yields MKNMVFDDKLDPDSLFASVNGFLSPIQTKSAPNSPLTIRKKSKVNILKEDERRRNSLPVSTDKLFPDCDKDRKTKQCKRIRSFKTTSRGVPKATEGDRRESNVSVSSLRGFNRQRQSSDTSEDSSLCCGGSSSSSSGYYRVCVMGADAVGKRTLTTQFMSSDFMCSHIFEIGDVEDNLLTVVIDNEESTLEFVDFSEDKAEEQQIDAYIVVFSVHEKSTFEVAVQYIQYIRNDMDSDRPIIIVANKVDLVRKRQVSHEDARKISTKYNCKYIETSATLNVKVDELLVGILKQIKLRLNPDIEKPKVTSSRRESLLKGSIDMLGKFFHLKHKHKTNSDDVMT; encoded by the exons ATGAAAAATATGGTGTTTGATGATAAACTGGATCCCGACTCGTTATTCGCTTCTGTCAACGGTTTCCTGAGTCCGATTCAAACAAAGTCAGCACCGAATTCACCTttgacaataagaaaaaaatcaaaagtaaacaTTCTTAAAGAGGATGAAAGAAGACGAAACAGTTTGCCGGTTTCAACAGATAAGCTATTTCCAGACTGTGACAAAGATAGAAAAACGAAACAGTGCAAAAGAATACGTTCTTTTAAAACAACTTCAAGAGGAGTTCCAAAGGCTACAGAAGGGGACAGACGGGAAAGTAATGTCAGTGTGTCTTCACTACGAGGTTTTAACCGTCAAAGACAATCAAGTGATACATCAGAGGACAGTTCTCTGTGCTGTGGGGGTTCCTCTTCCTCTTCATCCGGATACTACCGTGTATGTGTAATGGGGGCTGATGCCGTTGGAAAGCGTACTTTGACAACTCAGTTTATGAGCTCTGATTTCATGTGCTCACATATTTTTGAAATAG GCGATGTTGAAGACAACCTGTTAACGGTCGTAATAGACAACGAAGAATCCACGTTAGAATTTGTAGATTTCTCTGAGGACAAG GCGGAGGAACAACAGATCGACGCATACATTGTTGTGTTTTCTGTCCACGAGAAATCAACATTTGAAGTAGCTGttcaatatatacaatatatccGTAATGACATGGATAGTGATAGACCAATAATTATTGTAGCAAATAAAGTAGACCTCGTAAGAAAAAGACAAGTTAGTCATGAAG ATGCcagaaaaatatcaacaaaatataattgtaaatatatagaaacgTCTGCAACATTGAATGTAAAAGTGGATGAACTACTTGTTGGAATACTTAAGCAGATTAAATTACGACTAAATCCAGACATTGAAAAACCGAAGGTGACCTCCTCACGAAGAGAATCTTTATTGAAAGGATCCATTGATATGCTCGGCAAATTTTTTCACCTTAAACATAAACACAAAACAAACTCTGATGATGTTATGACGTAA